In a single window of the Anguilla rostrata isolate EN2019 chromosome 6, ASM1855537v3, whole genome shotgun sequence genome:
- the polr2h gene encoding DNA-directed RNA polymerases I, II, and III subunit RPABC3: MAGILFEDIFDVKDIDPDGKKFDRVSRLHCESESFKMDLILDVNIQIYPVDLGDKFRLVIASTLYEDGTPDDGEYNPQDDRPSRADQFDYVMYGKVYKIEGDETSTEAATRLSAYVSYGGLLMRLQGDANNLHGFEVDSRVYLLMKKLAF, from the exons ATGGCAGGAATCCTGTTTGAAGACATCTTTGACGTGAAAGATATCGACCCTGATGGGAAGAAGTTTGACAGAG TGTCACGTCTACACTGTGAGAGTGAATCTTTCAAGATGGACCTCATTCTTGATGTGAACATTCAGATCTACCCCGTGGACCTGG GAGACAAGTTTAGACTGGTGATAGCGAGCACCTTGTATGAAGACGGCACTCCAGACGACGGAGAGTACAATCCTCAGGATGACCGGCCATCGAG AGCGGACCAGTTCGATTACGTGATGTACGGCAAGGTGTACAAGATTGAGGGAGACGAGACCTCCACGGAGGCCGCCACGCGCCT TTCCGCCTACGTGTCCTATGGGGGATTGCTTATGCGACTGCAGGGAGATGCCAACAACTTGCACGGGTTTGAAGTGGACTCTCGTGTCTACCTGCTCATGAAGAAACTGGCCTTCTGA
- the kcnmb3 gene encoding calcium-activated potassium channel subunit beta-3, with translation MLLNPSSRRGSHSIPVHINLQSVRRRPDRQSSTLYMQEVRSKGERGKTQAPISSVGEERAILLGLSMIGFSLLMYFLFGTLIVNPCLRSNWTEESNCTVIQASFPDEWEDDTREFRFPCLNVTVNLSRSDHKAQLVMLYYNEDALDLPSKCFYRPKYRQNISDIQEEAQRIHRLFQMRSEPFRCFSSQGDSHLGYTNPGDAILTKKCDNQQVMQYMFFSTLMLAGGVMTISLVRLNQHLSRMVAQFSPGSEEVD, from the exons ATGCTCCTGAACCCTTCCTCCCGCCGAGGGTCTCACAGCATTCCCGTCCACATCAACCTCCAGAGCGTTCGCCGCCGACCAGACAG GCAGAGTTCCACACTCTATATGCAGGAGGTCAGAAGTAAGGGAGAAAGAGGCAAGACCCAGGCTCCCATATCCAGTGTGGGAGAGGAAAGGGCCATCCTACTGGGATTGTCCATGATCGGATTTTCCTTACTCATGTACTTCCTGTTTGGAACCCTGATAGTGAATCCCTGTCTTCGCAG CAACTGGACTGAAGAGTCCAACTGCACAGTGATCCAGGCCTCCTTTCCGGATGAGTGGGAAGACGATACAAGAGAGTTCAGGTTCCCCTGTCTGAATGTCACCGTGAATCTCTCCCGCTCGGACCACAAGGCCCAGCTTGTCATGCTATACTACAATGAGGATGCATTGGATCTACCCTCCAAG TGTTTTTATAGGCCCAAATACCGGCAAAACATAAGTGACATACAAGAAGAGGCTCAAAGGATTCACAGGCTCTTCCAAATGAGGAGTGAGCCTTTCAGATGTTTTTCCAGCCAGGGTGACAGCCATCTTGGGTACACCAACCCGGGGGATGCCATCCTGACCAAGAAATGTGACAATCAGCAAGTGATGCAATACATGTTCTTTTCCACCCTGATGCTGGCTGGCGGGGTCATGACCATCAGCCTCGTGAGGCTAAACCAGCACCTGTCCCGCATGGTCGCACAGTTCAGTCCAGGGTCAGAGGAGGTGGATTGA